Below is a genomic region from Spirosoma radiotolerans.
AACCATGGGGAAAATTATTGGTGGCGGGATGCCCGTTGGCGCCTATGGCGGTCGGGCCGACATCATGAACCTGGTCGCACCAGCTGGCCCGGTCTATCAGGCCGGTACCTTATCGGGCAATCCGATTGCCATGTCGGCGGGCTTAGCCATGCTCCATCACCTGAACGAGCATCCGGAGGTGTATACCCGTCTGGAAGAAATTGGGAAAACCCTCACCGACGGTTTCCGCGCGGGCCTGCAAAAGGCGGGCCTGTCGTACACCATCAATCACATCGGATCCATGTTCACGCTGTTCATGACGGAGCGATCGGTGACCAACTTTACCGAAGCCAAGTCCTGCGACATCCCCCAGTTTGGCCGCTATTTTCACGCCATGCTGGAGCGGGGGATATACCTGGCCCCGTCGCAGTTCGAGAGTTTGTTTTTATCCGTTGCCCTGACCGATGATCTGGTTGCTCAGATTATCCAGGCCAATGAAGAAAGCCTTATCTCAATGATGAAGGATAAATGATGAGTGATATCCGATACATCATTTATCCTTCATCCTTCATCCTTCGTTCACCGTGTTCTTCTCGATTATTATTCCCGTCTTCAATCGCCCTGACGAGCTCCGCGAGTTGCTGGCTAGTCTGACAAAACAGACGTACCAGCAATTTGAGGTGCTGGTGATTGAAGACGGTTCGGTTGACAAAGCGGATGGCGTGGTGGCTGAATTCGCCAGTCGGCTCGATATTCGTTATTTCTTCAAAGAAAACTCGGGGCAGGGGTTCACCCGAAATTATGGTTTCGAGCGGGCCAGGGGCGACTATTTTGTCATTTTTGACTCCGATGCGCTCGTGCCCCCGCACTATTTTTCGGTCGTTTCCCAGCGGCTTGCCGGAGACCCAGGATCTGCACAACCAGCGCTCGATGCCTATGGAGGCCCTGATGCGGCTCACCCCGACTTTACCCCCATTCAAAAAGCGATCAGCTATTCCATGACGTCCCCGTTTACAACGGGGGGAATACGGGGTAGTAAGAAAAACCTGGGAGGGACCTATCATCCCCGCAGTTTTAACATGGGCCTCTCCCGAACGGTATGGGAAACCATTGGAGGATATGCCTTGAGCCGCATGGGGGAGGATATCGAATTTGCCATTCGAATCATTGAAAACGGCTTTCGTACGGGCTTGATTCCGGATGCCTTTATCTACCACAAACGCCGGACAAACTTCGGGCAGTTCTATCGTCAGCTGCGTTTCTTCGGCCGGGCCCGGATTAATATATCCCGGTATTATCCGGCTGAACTCAAGCTGGTTCATGCGTTTCCGGCTTTATTCACGCTCTTTGTCTTATCCGTGCCTGTGTGGGTGTTCATCAGCCCTGTCTTGTTTGGGCTGGCGCTGGGAATGCTAATCGTTTTCTCGTTGCTTATCCTGATCGACGCTAGCCGAAAAGAGAAAAGTCTGCGCGTTGGCCTGTTAAGCGTCGTCGCGGCTTTTGTGCAATTGATTGGCTATGGCATGGGCTTTCTGACGGAAGGCTGGAAACGAGTAAGAGAACCCAAAGAATTTCGGGAAACCGGAGCTTCTATCGACTATCCGTCATAATGCCAACGGATGGTCCATAAAAAGTCAGGATTGTTAACGAAATTCGCTGCTGTAACGTTATCCACATGAATCCTTGTGACTCCTATAGGTTATGTCCAAACTTGCTAAACCACCCGGTCAACGATTAGTAAAACGCATGAGTACCCGAACAAAGGGGCTGATCGTGGCTCCATTAGGTCTGCTCTTGTGTAGTATCGGCTTGTGTGTGTTTAGTGAGGCTGCTCAGGCAAAACACATGGATGCCCCCTTTCGGCAATGGTTTTTGTGGGGTGCGTACAGCCTGATCCTGTTCAATGGTGGCCTGTTGCTCTTTGGGCAGGCTGTCCGGTATCGGGCACAGCTTGATTACCGTCGGTTTGTCCGGCGTGAACTCAAAAAACGGGATCGCGAGTGGGCCCGCCTGCGCCCAAAACGAAAAGCCTCACCGGGTAAGGGCGAGGCTAAATAATCGTCAGCAAGTCAACTGGACGTTTTCGATTAAGCTGCTTTCTTCTCAGCAAACGAAGCTTTGATGGCTTCTACGTCTACATTCTTGATGGTTGGCTTCCGCAGCAACTGTTTGATGGCATTGGTCTTGTTATTGGCAATAGCCCGGTTGCGACGAGCTTTCCGCTTAAGTTCTGTTACTCCCATGATTGTATCTTTTTAACGTGTCAGTTCAAAATCAGAGCGCAAAAATACGATTTTTTTGGACAGAACGGTCGATTCGATCCGTTTTTTATCGTATTCATTGCTTCATGCCCCTTCCTAAACACCTTATAGGCACAGGAATAACCGATGAATAGGACAAAATCGATGGTTTTCTGCTTATCCTGTACGCCCGTCCATTAATTTTGCAGTATGCAAAAACCCACATTGCCGAAAGGCACCCGTGATTTTGGCCCGGAGCAGATGAGCAAACGGCTGTTTATATTCAACACCATTCGCGAGACCTTCAACCGCTTTGGTTTTCAACCCCTGGAAACCCCATCGATGGAAAACCTGTCGACGCTGACGGGTAAATACGGGGACGAGGGCGACCAACTCCTATTTAAAATACTTAATTCCGGTGATTTTGCCGCCATCGTCACGGAACTCGATCTGGCCGCGGGTTCGAAAAAGCTAACCGCAAAAATTGCCGAGAAAGGCCTGCGGTATGACCTGACCGTACCGTTTGCCCGCTATGTGGTCATGAACCGGAATGCGCTCACAATGCCCTTCAAACGGTACCAGATGCAACCCGTCTGGCGGGCCGACCGGCCACAGAAGGGCCGTTATCGGGAGTTTTACCAATGTGATGCCGACGTAGTAGGAACGGATTCGCTTGTTTGCGAAGCGGAGATTGTGCTCATGATCCACGAGGTGTTTCGGAATCTGAACATTCCCGATTTTACGGTAAAAATTAACAATCGGAAAATCCTGGCGGGTATTGCTGAGGTCATTGGCGCTCCCGGTCAGGAAGGAACGCTGAGTGTGGCGATTGATAAGCTGGATAAAATAGGGAAAGAAAAGGTATTGAATGAATTAACCGAACGGGGTTTCTCGGCGGAGACAGCAACCAATCTGGAACCGCTTTTCTCTTTCCATACGCTGGGGGTAGGGCAGGTACTTGAGCCGTTGAAAACCTGGCTTTCAGCCTCAGACGTTGCTCAAAAGGGAATCGCTGAACTTGAAGAAACACTCTTGTTGGTCAGTCAGTATGGTTTATCAGACGCTTGTGTTGAGATTGACCCCACTTTGGCGCGGGGACTGTCGTATTATACAGGGGCAATTTTTGAAG
It encodes:
- the hisS gene encoding histidine--tRNA ligase; the encoded protein is MQKPTLPKGTRDFGPEQMSKRLFIFNTIRETFNRFGFQPLETPSMENLSTLTGKYGDEGDQLLFKILNSGDFAAIVTELDLAAGSKKLTAKIAEKGLRYDLTVPFARYVVMNRNALTMPFKRYQMQPVWRADRPQKGRYREFYQCDADVVGTDSLVCEAEIVLMIHEVFRNLNIPDFTVKINNRKILAGIAEVIGAPGQEGTLSVAIDKLDKIGKEKVLNELTERGFSAETATNLEPLFSFHTLGVGQVLEPLKTWLSASDVAQKGIAELEETLLLVSQYGLSDACVEIDPTLARGLSYYTGAIFEVKANGVSIGSVSGGGRYDNLTGAFGMPGLSGVGISFGVDRIYDVMEELNLFPVSAGQGTKVLIVPFDAEARLVALPLLRQLRTANLAAEMYPDLAKVKKMLDYANAKAIPYVVLIGSEEVQTGLVSIKNMITGEQQKATLEELLQRLS
- a CDS encoding glycosyltransferase: MFFSIIIPVFNRPDELRELLASLTKQTYQQFEVLVIEDGSVDKADGVVAEFASRLDIRYFFKENSGQGFTRNYGFERARGDYFVIFDSDALVPPHYFSVVSQRLAGDPGSAQPALDAYGGPDAAHPDFTPIQKAISYSMTSPFTTGGIRGSKKNLGGTYHPRSFNMGLSRTVWETIGGYALSRMGEDIEFAIRIIENGFRTGLIPDAFIYHKRRTNFGQFYRQLRFFGRARINISRYYPAELKLVHAFPALFTLFVLSVPVWVFISPVLFGLALGMLIVFSLLILIDASRKEKSLRVGLLSVVAAFVQLIGYGMGFLTEGWKRVREPKEFRETGASIDYPS